From a region of the Eulemur rufifrons isolate Redbay chromosome 7, OSU_ERuf_1, whole genome shotgun sequence genome:
- the LOC138388112 gene encoding 5-beta-cholestane-3-alpha,7-alpha-diol 12-alpha-hydroxylase-like: MVLWSLVPGALLVVIVVYLCLPGLLRQRGPQEPPLDKGTVPWLGHAVALQRDMFEFMKRMWAKHGDVFTVQLGGQYFTFVMDPLSFGPILKDTRGKLDFSKYAEELVLKIFGYSAQGEKKQNVHSTSTKHLMGHDLEDLNKVVVDTLSLIMLGPKSRSLDASCWREDGLFHFCYNTIFKASYLSLFGYRKDKEQDLLQAEELFTRFLRFDHLLPKFLYALLGPREWLEMGRLQRFFPKMLSMKHNQKEGVSNWICSLHQFLREQGVAPDLRDKFNFVMLWASQGNTGPTAFWALLFLLKHPEAMQAVREEATQVLGGARLEAGQSFPLQPRALRCTPVLDSVMEETLRLRAAPTLCRVVCKDYILKMASGEEYLIRRGDRMALFPYISVHMDPDIHPEPTAFKYDRFLNPDGSRKVDFYKAGKKIHHYTMPWGSGVSICPGRFFALSEMKLFVLLMVTYFDLELLDPDTPVPPINPKRWGFGTLHPNHDVRFRYRLQPAE, encoded by the coding sequence ATGGTGCTCTGGAGTCTGGTGCCGGGAGCTCTGCTGGTGGTCATTGTGGTGTACCTGTGCCTGCCAGGGCTTCTCCGACAACGCGGACCCCAGGAGCCCCCTCTGGACAAGGGCACAGTGCCCTGGCTGGGCCATGCCGTGGCTCTCCAGAGGGATATGTTTGAATTCATGAAGCGCATGTGGGCCAAGCACGGGGATGTGTTCACAGTGCAGCTAGGAGGCCAGTACTTCACCTTTGTCATGGATCCCCTCTCCTTTGGCCCCATCCTCAAGGATACACGAGGAAAACTAGACTTTTCAAAATATGCAGAAGAACTGGTGCTAAAGATATTTGGATACTCTGCACAGGGTGAGAAGAAACAGAATGTCCACTCAACCAGCACCAAGCATCTGATGGGGCATGACTTGGAGGATCTCAATAAGGTGGTGGTGGACACCCTGTCCCTGATAATGCTGGGGCCCAAAAGCCGAAGTCTGGATGCCAGTTGCTGGCGTGAGGACGGCCTCTTTCACTTCTGCTATAACACCATTTTCAAGGCTAGCTACTTGAGCTTGTTTGGCTACAGGAAGGACAAGGAGCAGGACCTGCTCCAGGCAGAGGAGTTATTTACCCGGTTCCTCAGGTTTGACCACCTTTTACCCAAGTTTCTCTATGCTCTGCTGGGGCCCCGGGAGTGGCTAGAAATGGGCCGACTGCAGCGCTTCTTTCCCAAGATGCTCTCTATGAAACACAACCAGAAAGAGGGGGTAAGCAACTGGATATGCTCCCTACATCAGTTTCTGAGGGAGCAGGGAGTAGCCCCAGACTTGCGGGACAAGTTCAACTTTGTGATGCTCTGGGCCTCCCAGGGGAACACAGGGCCTACGGCCTTCTGGGCCCTCTTGTTCCTCCTGAAGCACCCAGAAGCCATGCAGGCTGTGAGGGAGGAGGCCACCCAGGTCCTGGGTGGGGCGAGGCTGGAGGCTGGACAGTCCTTCCCCTTACAACCTAGAGCCCTGAGATGCACCCCGGTGCTGGACAGTGTGATGGAGGAGACTCTGCGGCTGAGGGCTGCACCCACCCTCTGCAGGGTGGTGTGCAAGGACTATATCCTGAAGATGGCCAGTGGGGAGGAGTACCTGATCCGCCGCGGAGACAGGATGGCCCTCTTTCCCTACATCTCAGTGCACATGGACCCTGACATCCACCCTGAGCCCACTGCCTTCAAGTACGATCGCTTCCTCAACCCTGATGGGAGCCGAAAAGTAGACTTCTACAAGGCAGGCAAGAAGATTCACCACTACACCATGCCTTGGGGCTCAGGCGTCTCCATCTGCCCTGGGAGGTTCTTTGCCCTCAGCGAGATGAAGCTCTTTGTCCTGCTCATGGTGACATACTTTGACCTAGAGCTATTGGACCCTGACACACCTGTGCCCCCTATTAACCCGAAGCGTTGGGGCTTTGGTACCCTGCACCCCAACCACGATGTGCGCTTCCGCTACCGCCTGCAGCCTGCAGAGTGA
- the LOC138386814 gene encoding atypical chemokine receptor 2: MAATASPLPLTTEDASSENSSFLYDYDYLDDVAFMLCRKDAVLSFGKVFLPVFYSLIFVLGLGGNLLLLVVLLRYVPRRRMAEVYLLNLAISNLLFVVTLPFWGISVAWHWVFGSFLCKMVSTLYTINFYSGIFFISCMSLDKYLEIVHAQPHHRLRTRAKSLVLAAIVWATALAVSIPDMVLVQTHENPRGVWNCYADFGGHGTIWKFFLRFQQNLLGFLLPLLAMTFFYSRIGCVLVRLRPPGQGRALRIAAALVVAFFVLWFPYNLTLFLHSLLDLQVFGNCEVSQHLDYALQVTESIAFLHCCFTPILYAFSSRRFRQYLKAFLAAVLGRHLAPGTAQASQSDCSESSRLTAQEEMTGMNDLGDRQAENPPNKGAIGND, from the coding sequence ATGGCCGCCACCGCCTCCCCGCTGCCACTCACCACCGAGGATGCCAGTTCAGAAAACAGCAGCTTCCTCTACGACTATGACTACCTAGATGACGTGGCCTTCATGCTCTGCAGGAAGGATGCGGTGCTGTCCTTCGGCAAAGTCTTCCTGCCAGTCTTCTACAGCCTGATCTTCGTGTTGGGCCTAGGCGGGAACCTCCTTCTCCTCGTGGTCCTGCTTCGCTATGTGCCCCGCAGGCGGATGGCTGAGGTCTATCTGCTGAACCTGGCCATCTCCAACCTCCTGTTTGTGGTGACACTGCCCTTCTGGGGCATCTCCGTGGCCTGGCACTGGGTCTTTGGGAGTTTCCTGTGCAAGATGGTGAGCACCCTCTATACCATTAACTTTTACAGCGGCATCTTTTTCATCAGCTGCATGAGCCTAGACAAATACCTGGAGATCGTCCATGCTCAGCCCCACCACAGGCTGAGGACCCGGGCCAAGAGCCTGGTCCTTGCTGCCATAGTGTGGGCCACGGCCCTGGCTGTCTCCATCCCTGACATGGTCTTGGTACAGACTCATGAAAACCCCAGAGGTGTGTGGAACTGCTACGCAGACTTTGGCGGGCACGGGACCATTTGGAAGTTCTTCCTCCGCTTTCAGCAGAACCTCCTGGGGTTTCTCCTTCCACTGCTTGCCATGACCTTCTTCTACTCACGCATTGGCTGTGTCCTGGTCAGGCTGAGGCCCCCGGGCCAGGGCCGGGCTCTAAGAATAGCCGCAGCCCTGGTGGTGGCCTTCTTCGTGCTGTGGTTCCCGTACAACCTCACCTTATTTCTGCACTCACTGCTGGACCTGCAAGTCTTCGGGAACTGTGAGGTCAGCCAGCACCTGGACTATGCTCTGCAGGTGACAGAGAGCATCGCCTTCCTTCACTGCTGCTTCACTCCCATCCTGTACGCCTTCTCCAGTCGCCGCTTCCGCCAGTACCTGAAGGCTTTCCTGGCCGCTGTGCTCGGACggcacctggcacctggcacGGCCCAGGCTTCGCAGTCCGACTGCTCTGAGAGCAGCAGGCTTACGGCCCAGGAAGAGATGACCGGTATGAATGACCTTGGGGACAGGCAGGCTGAGAATCCCCCTAACAAGGGGGCAATCGGGAATGATTAA